Proteins encoded by one window of Culicoides brevitarsis isolate CSIRO-B50_1 chromosome 2, AGI_CSIRO_Cbre_v1, whole genome shotgun sequence:
- the LOC134832327 gene encoding enoyl-CoA delta isomerase 1, mitochondrial-like, protein MQSSLKLIRAVQLLPKRLYGSSSGSLVNLTVDDKTGYATMELNRPPVNSLNLELLQSIDKSLDQLNENRTRGLILTSSSSSVFSAGLDIMEMYKPNVERAGQFWRTLQDVWMKLFGATYPTAAAINGHSPAGGCLLAMCCEYRVMLPKFTIGLNETRLGIVAPTWFQATMLNVLSRKEAERALTLGTMFTTEEALKNGLVDETAASKQEAIEKCVAFLDQFKKVSGEARAITKQALRAEPIRVLDENRDQDVDLFLFTIQQKKVQKGLEAYLEALKKKSG, encoded by the exons ATGCAATCCAGTTTGAAATTGATCCGTGCAGTGCAATTGTTGCCCAAACGGCTTTATGGAAGTTCCTCTGGATCGTTGGttaat ttgacGGTTGATGATAAAACCGGGTATGCGACAATGGAATTGAATCGTCCTCCAGTCAATAGCTTGAATCTTGAGCTCTTGCAAAGCATCGACAAGAGTCTTGATCAGTTGAATGAGAATCGAACACGTGGTTTGATTTtgacgtcgtcgtcatcttcCGTTTTCTCCGCTGGATTGGATATTATGGAGATGTACAAACCGAATGTCGAACGTGCCGGGCAATTTTGGCGAACGCTTCAAGATGTTTGGATGAAATTATTTGGAGCGACATATCCCACAGCTGCTGCCATCAATGGACACAGTCCCGCAGGCGGATGTTTGCTTGCGATGTGCTGCGAATATCGCGTCATGCTGCCAAAATTCACGATCGGCTTGAATGAGACGCGTTTGGGAATTGTGGCGCCAACGTGGTTCCAAGCAACGATGCTCAACGTTTTGAGTCGCAAGGAAGCTGAACGTGCCTTGACCTTGGGCACGATGTTTACGACGGAAGAAGCTCTGAAAAATGGACTTGTCGATGAAACGGCAGCTTCGAAACAGGAAGCCATCGAAAAATGCGTCGCATTTCTCgatcaattcaaaaaagtgtCGGGCGAGGCACGTGCAATTACGAAACAAGCCTTACGAGCGGAGCCTATCCGCGTTTTGGACGAAAATCGGGATCAGGATGTCGATTTGTTCTTGTTCACGATCCAACAAAAGAAAGTTCAAAAGGGATTGGAAGCTTATTTGGAAgctttaaagaagaaaagtggataa
- the LOC134832328 gene encoding proteasome subunit alpha type-5, which produces MFLTRSEYDRGVNTFSPEGRLFQVEYAIEAIKLGSTAIGICTKHGVVIAVEKRITSVLMEPAKVEKIVEIDRHIGCATSGLIADARTLLDRARIEVQNHWFVYNERMTVESCAKAVSVEAIKFGDSDSESATSRPFGVAILFAGIDDGEPQLYHMDPSGTYTRFEAKAIGSGSEGAQQTLQEQYTPDLTLEDALNVALSILKEVMEEKLNSTNVEIMTMTPKELFRMYSKEEIEQAIGNMHN; this is translated from the coding sequence ATGTTCCTTACTCGCTCCGAATACGATCGTGGGGTCAATACCTTTTCGCCCGAAGGACGTTTATTTCAAGTAGAATACGCCATTGAAGCAATTAAGCTCGGATCTACCGCAATTGGGATCTGTACGAAGCATGGAGTTGTCATCGCGGTCGAAAAGCGCATCACTTCTGTGCTCATGGAACCggcaaaagtagaaaaaatcgTCGAAATCGATCGTCATATTGGTTGTGCGACATCTGGATTAATTGCCGATGCTCGTACTTTACTCGATCGCGCGCGAATCGAAGTGCAAAATCACTGGTTTGTCTATAACGAACGCATGACAGTCGAATCTTGCGCGAAAGCTGTGTCTGTGGAAGCGATTAAATTCGGCGATAGTGACAGCGAATCGGCAACAAGTCGTCCATTTGGTGTTGCAATCTTATTTGCGGGCATCGATGATGGCGAACCGCAATTGTATCACATGGATCCATCAGGGACATATACGCGTTTCGAGGCAAAAGCCATCGGGAGTGGCAGCGAAGGCGCTCAACAAACGTTGCAGGAACAATATACGCCGGATTTGACGTTGGAAGACGCCTTGAATGTGGCTTTGAGCATCTTGAAGGAAGTCATGGAGGAGAAATTAAATTCCACAAATGTCGAAATAATGACAATGACACCCAAGGAGCTCTTTAGAATGTATTCCAAGGAGGAAATTGAGCAGGCGATCGGCAACATGCATAATTAA
- the LOC134832326 gene encoding zinc finger and SCAN domain-containing protein 10-like — MSQQEFASVYINSAPKNTFADEEIIHSAYICGSCRLSCASLYDLVLHESQVHIIEFSRIVSKLKALIDEFIVPEDKNETHPFKKEDSVDYYDEPDVHDDAGNESEEQEIIRRLQESGNLSLKVMKPSTDQNLEPRSLRKEMPLRINRDKLSFKTIVRGRKRLKRPKNCFTCAFCSETFENYPLLQRHERSTHKYICDYCGREYTVKLNLKMHMFREHKGIKTYCIECGISTTDLKEHMKKHENDPTYICDICGKEMRGKQKINNHMNRSHKSVFARFFCQFCDVGFKYMADLNEHMIKHDPDRKDHKCHICEKAYKRKNELKRHLQSHEGQKWPCEDCGREYAWQRGLWTHRNKGSCKGKN; from the exons ATGTCACAACAAGAATTTGCAAGCGTTTATATCAATTCTGCACCAAAAAACACATTTGCTGATGAAGAAATCATCCATTCAGCGTACATTTGTGGCTCTTGCCGCCTTTCTTGTGCATCTCTCTACGATTTGGTCCTTCACGAGAgtcaa gtTCATATTATCGAATTTTCTCGAATTGTATCCAAATTAAAGGCATTAATTGACGAATTCATCGTGCCCGAAGACAAAAACGAAACACATCCTTTCAAAAAGGAAGATTCTGTGGATTATTATGATGAACCTGATGTTCATGACGATGCCGGCAACGAATCTGAAGAACAAGAAATCATCCGCAGACTTCAAGAATCCGgaaatttaagcttaaaagtCATGAAACCCTCAACCGATCAAAATTTGGAGCCTCGTTCGTTGCGCAAAGAGATGCCTTTGCGAataaatcgtgataaattgtCGTTCAAAACGATTGTTCGAGGTCGTAAGAGACTAAAACGTCCCAAAAATTGCTTCACATGCGCCTTTTGCTCGGAAACCTTTGAAAATTACCCGCTTTTGCAACGTCACGAACGCTCCACACACAAATACATTTGCGATTATTGCGGCAGGGAGTACACGGTAAAGCTAAATTTGAAGATGCACATGTTCCGGGAGCACAAAGGTATCAAAACGTATTGCATCGAATGCGGCATTTCGACGACTGACTTGAAGGAACACATGAAAAAGCACGAAAACGATCCAACTTACATCTGTGACATTTGCGGCAAGGAGATGCGAGGGAAGCAAAAGATTAATAATCACATGAATCGATCGCATAAGTCAGTTTTTGCGAGATTTTTCTGCCAATTTTGCGATGTAGGCTTTAAATACATGGCTGACTTGAACGAACACATGATCAAACACGATCCCGATCGAAAAGATCACAAATGTCACATTTGTGAGAAGGCTTATAAGAGGAAAAATGAGCTAAAAAGACATTTACAATCACATGAGGGACAAAAATGGCCTTGTGAGGATTGCGGAAGGGAATATGCTTGGCAACGAGGCTTATGGACACACCGAAATAAAGGAAGttgtaaaggaaaaaattaa
- the LOC134828403 gene encoding uncharacterized protein LOC134828403, with amino-acid sequence MVSITLREAGRYTADNLYGENSEISELQLLFSLTELYRMKKELKKIPGNTLFDEIVVNIEDVAKDLETEVDRQMPSPESPDYKKFLAMKAFSLNLRGSNAKKTTDSSEIDYHPEFCMKSVEILEEIRLEPVAVYFYVDALNTLGTCYLFKNPQKAVDYLSKAESTYNSFLKKVPDAKEAFTPYKLFDVPREIKTLWCLLMAHHYTSIFLFAAWSNVKNDSMKLKYAMPSIRAKISIDKSENQGIYVINNTMPAMVEEINCLIKNLHFAQVNHLLAGFMNNLVQYRRSLPEDERHKVDFAQSLVSLAYGSWAYELVHTSFLVLTDALELEETPEMSFYAFDDLMTGEYTTYEHQFSCELLQSVKKLKSAIRKGKQWTRRAADMGDKSHYANYAEALLAQFDVLEEDIKFLDEFQ; translated from the exons ATGGT ttcaattacGCTTCGTGAAGCTGGAAGATACACCGCAGACAATCTTTATGGAGAAAACTCAGAAATTTCCGAACTACAGCTCTTATTTAGTCTCACGGAGCTTTATCGAATGAAaaaagagctgaaaaaaattcccgGAAATActctttttgatgaaattgttGTCA acatcGAGGATGTTGCAAAGGACTTGGAAACAGAAGTTGATCGTCAAATGCCGTCTCCAGAATCTCCGGATTACAAAAAGTTTCTCGCTATGAAGGCTTTTTCGTTGAATTTGCGAGGAAGTAACGCCAAAAAAACGACGGATTCGTCTGAAATTGATTATCATCcggaattttgtatgaaaagtgTCGAAATATTGGAAGAAATTCGTCTCGAACCTGTTGCTGTTTACTTCTATGTTGATGCCTTAAATACTCTTGGGACATGTTACTTGTTCAAAAACCCTCAAAAAGCCGTGGATTATTTGTCAAAAGCTGAATCGACGTACAATTCCTTCTTAAAAAAGGTCCCTGATGCCAAAGAAGCCTTCACGCCATACAAATTATTCGACGTGCCACGCGAAATTAAGACTTTATGGTGTCTCCTGATGGCGCATCATTACACATCGATCTTCCTTTTTGCCGCCTGGAGTAATGTAAAAAACGACAGTATGAAGTTAAAGTACGCTATGCCCTCAATTCGTGCCAAAATCTCAATTGACAAGTCGGAAAATCAGGGAATTTACGTAATTAACAATACAATGCCCGCCATGGTCGAGGAAATTAATTGTCTCATCAAGAATTTGCATTTTGCACAAGTAAATCACTTGTTAGCGGGTTTTATGAACAATTTGGTTCAATATCGTCGTTCCTTGCCGGAAGACGAGCGACATAAGGTCGATTTTGCGCAATCTTTGGTCTCATTGGCTTACGGATCGTGGGCTTATGAGCTCGTTCATACAAGTTTTCTCGTACTTACCGATGCTTTGGAGTTGGAAGAGACTCCCGAAATGAGTTTTTATGCCTTTGACGACTTAATGACGGGCGAATATACCACCTATGAACATCAATTTTCGTGCGAATTGCTTCAAAGtgtcaaaaaactcaaaagtgCCATCAGAAAAGGCAAACAATGGACTCGACGTGCTGCTGATATGGGAGATAAGTCACATTACGCCAACTACGCAGAAGCTTTGTTGGCTCAATTTGACGTTTTGGAAGaagatatcaaatttttggatGAGTTTCAGTAA